The following proteins are encoded in a genomic region of Musa acuminata AAA Group cultivar baxijiao chromosome BXJ2-11, Cavendish_Baxijiao_AAA, whole genome shotgun sequence:
- the LOC103971853 gene encoding fructokinase-1, with translation MVTVNGDSAGAGLIVSFGEMLIDFVPTVSGVSLEEAPGFLKAPGGAPANVAIAVARLGGRCAFLGKLGDDEFGRMLAAILKENGVDDAGVSFDAGARTALAFVTLRADGEREFMFYRNPSADMLLTEAELNLDLIRRAAIFHYGSISLITEPCRSAHLKAMEAAKEAGALLSYDPNLRLPLWPSAAEAREQILSIWDQADIIKVSDVELEFLTGTESVEDEVAMRLWRPSLKLLLVTLGEKGCKYYTKDFHGSVESYAVKQVDTTGAGDAFVGALLGKIVEDQSALQDEKKLRELLRFANACGAITTTKKGAIPSLPTAAEAMQLMGSA, from the exons ATGGTTACAGTGAACGGAGACTCCGCCGGCGCCGGCCTCATCGTGAGCTTCGGCGAGATGCTCATCGACTTCGTGCCGACCGTGTCGGGCGTGTCGCTGGAGGAGGCGCCGGGGTTCCTAAAGGCGCCCGGCGGCGCCCCGGCCAACGTGGCGATCGCCGTGGCCCGGCTCGGTGGCCGCTGCGCCTTCCTCGGCAAGCTTGGAGACGACGAGTTCGGCCGCATGCTGGCGGCGATCCTGAAGGAGAACGGCGTGGACGACGCCGGCGTGTCGTTCGACGCCGGGGCGCGCACTGCGCTGGCCTTCGTCACACTGCGCGCCGACGGCGAGCGCGAGTTCATGTTCTACCGCAACCCCAGCGCCGACATGCTGCTCACGGAAGCGGAGCTCAACCTTGATCTCATCAGAAGG GCCGCGATCTTTCACTACGGATCTATAAGTCTGATCACGGAGCCATGTCGATCCGCTCATTTGAAGGCGATGGAGGCGGCAAAGGAAGCAGGAGCCCTGCTCTCCTACGACCCCAACCTCCGGCTGCCGCTGTGGCCGTCGGCGGCGGAGGCCAGGGAGCAGATCCTGAGCATCTGGGACCAGGCCGACATCATCAAGGTGAGCGACGTCGAGCTGGAGTTCCTCACCGGCACGGAGTCGGTGGAAGACGAAGTCGCCATGCGACTCTGGCGCCCGAGTCTGAAGCTCCTCCTCGTCACTCTTGGGGAGAAGGGATGCAAGTACTACACCAAG GATTTCCATGGCAGCGTCGAGTCCTACGCCGTCAAACAGGTCGACACGACCGGTGCTGGCGACGCGTTCGTCGGCGCTTTGCTGGGGAAGATCGTCGAAGACCAGTCGGCTCTGCAG GATGAAAAGAAGTTGAGGGAGCTGCTGAGGTTTGCCAATGCATGTGGAGCAATCACCACCACCAAGAAGGGAGCAATCCCATCACTGCCTACTGCAGCAGAAGCCATGCAGCTCATGGGCAGTGCCTAA